The Primulina eburnea isolate SZY01 unplaced genomic scaffold, ASM2296580v1 ctg739_ERROPOS11973397, whole genome shotgun sequence sequence TCCAATCCCAAGTTAAAACCTTAATCTTTCAACAAAACAAACAGTTGAAAGTCTTCATACTAACCAGAACCCACAAAAACAAAACTATTGACAAAACCAATCAGAAACAAACATCTTGAAAACAAATATTACCGGTAGAAGTAAAGCAGAAACAAGAGAGTAAGAAGAACAGCAAAACTGTGGGATGTTTGAGAGATCTGCAGTGTAGTTCCATTTCCTTCAAACTGAAGAATTTCTTGATTCGTCGCAGCCCTCAAGATCTGCAATTGAAGTGTGGGAGAGAGAAGAAAGCCACGCGGTGGCAGACCTTGTTAGAAGAAGAGTTTAACTACGCACTTTAATAAAGTCCACCAAAATTACCAATGACGGTAAGATTCTTGAAAATATGACTTAAAAAAACCATCATTCCTTCTATTCTGCCTTGCTCTTGTTTTTTCTTACTATTACTATACTTATACATGATTTTTATGGGCTTTGGTTAAAGTATGATAGAAATCATCAATCTTAGCAGATtcagtattttttttttggaaacgaAAAAGTCAAATCGTTGTACAGTTGTTAGCTCACATTtccttatataaaaaataattaaattcccttcctataatattttaaaaaattttcaaataatagttaTTATTCTCTTTTGATTACAACTAAAGAAACAGTTCATTTATTTCACataataacaacaacaataataataaaataagagaTATTTTAGAATTTTGAATGGGAAACATTGATCCGTGCAAGAAAATCTGAAACGAGTTTAAACTTTATTCTAACGGGATAAATAACGTTAAAAAAAGTAAACACGTTATTTATTTCCTCGAGttggaaaaaataattttttttacaaaaaagaTATATTATTATTGTGAAAATGACAGCCCACCATGGGCATCAGCAAAACCATATAGTAAAAAACAATATTTGTTAAAAAAACTTCAGCGGCATCTGATGTAGAGTAAGACGGTgacgtttaaaaaaaaaaaacaaaaaattgtgtgagatatgtcatattttgtaagacatatattttatttgggttatccattgaaatttattatttttttattgtgaatatcggtagggttgactcgtctcacaaataaatatttgtGAGGCCGTCTCAGAAGagactattcttaaaaaaacaaaatattgtaGAGTCAATTAGCATCATCGTTAATAAATTTTCGGAATTATTTCTCATGTTGTAACCAAATTTTTAGCCCATTTAACTTTCGATTATTCAGATATTACTTTTAGAATTAAATTAATGATCGAATAAGCTGCCGACAATAAGGACCCCATATATAAACAACTTATTAATATTCATgagattaattaatttaatactaATCAAAGGCTTAACTACCGTCGGTGTTCAGAAATGTCCAACGACCCATTGTTACTGGCTGCAGGctcttttaattaaacaatattattttagatatttatatattaataaaattgttaaattaatTGTTTCGATAATATTGGtctttattaataatattaatgtATCGATCTCTTCTTTTTGTTTCttcgatttttatgttaaaaaactAACAACTCTTGCCAATAAAACATGCttgctttatttatttatcttttaCGTCGAAGGAATATAAGATTGCATACTAATTTTGGATCTTTGtgtcaaatgaattataaattaTGGATTCTCAAATATTAAATGTaagagtgtgtctcatgtgagaccgtctcacggatactaatatgtgagacgggtcaatcctacacatattcacaataaaaagtaaaaaaaataatactttttcatgaattactcaaatacgtctcacaaatacaatccgtgagatcgtctcactcaagtttttgcctaaattgTAATAAAGACGtaaaggaatttttttttttatatatacatatatagactTTTTAAAGAAGTGAAATAATTTGTTTTGGTGACTAAATAATTTGTTGGTTAGCACCCGAGATTATAATGCCGGGGAAAACACGATttacaattattatttaattaattgaagcAGGGAGACAGTTAGAATACAGCTCAGTTGTGGTGTACACCACATTCTATTCACCTAAaatgaatatataattttatacataaaaaatgaaaatataacatatatattattttgtgGAGAAGACAATATgtactattttatttataaagtaGGTCTCttttgagacgatctcacgaatctttatcagtgagacggatcaaccttatcgatattcacaataaaaagtaatattcttaacataaaaagcaatatatttttttttggattacccaaataagaaattGGACCCACGAAATTGATTTGTAAGATCATTTTACAAGAGTTTTTGTGTTATTTATAAGCAAAACGtatacatttatttattatattaaaaaggGTCAGTTTTATCgtttaccaaaaaaaaaagtataggaaaatataatttaatcggCAGATTTAATAGAAAATAATTTGGGCGGTGAGAAACAAACGAATGATTCATATTGAAATGGGCCGAAAAGACTAGCCCAAATGAAACTGTATCAAGTTATACACACTCTGGGTGTGTTTTTGAAATGGGCCGAAAAGACTAGCCCAAATGAAACTGTATCAAGTTATACaggggtgtgtttggttgagtggattaaataaggatagattaatagtcaaatatttatcgttaaaattttaagatgttttaataatcattttgactcggtttaagatccaattttattcatcaaatatttatccataaaattggatattaaaccgggtcaaaatgattattaaaacaacttaaaattttaacgataaatatttgactattaatctatccttatttaatccactcaaccaaacacaccctctGGGTCCAGAGATAGTTGTCATTACCTCAAGACAACTGGATTGCATGACCAAGACATATGAGCTTTTTCTTGTATAGTATTATGAGGTTTTTTATTAGAAAGCTTGAAATCAATACAAACTAAATATTAATGGAGCATTCTATATCTAAGATAAAATTACACTAAATTAACAAATTTTATTACgtgatttttatattaatgtaaTCAGTTTGGATTGGTTTGGTTCAGTTTATTTTTATCAAAAACTCGAATCAGATCAATTTTTTAGATTCGAATGATTTTAAAATCAATCCAAACtggtgagacgagtcaactctaccgatattcacaataaaatgtaatatttttagcataaaaaataatattttttcatgaataagaCAAATATGAtatacgtctcacaaaatatgatataTAAGACCGTCCACAAAAATTTTTACCAAAATTATATAGTCTATATTGTCGAGCAACGATCAAAAGATGAAACACTCACGAGCCTTCGAAGGAGATTATGTAATTTTTTCTAAATATAAGGGGCAATGGGATATTCTTCGATACTGTATAGGGTTCTATATCGCCGCTTCTCCCCCCAATTCCCCTTTCACGCAGCAGAACCCTAGGGACGGACTCGTTTGCTGCCGGAAGTAAAGATGGTACCTTTGTCTCTCTCACTCCCTCGCACTTGGCATGTTAATGTGCTTCTAACTGTTTTTTCCTGGAATTTTATAGCTGAAAATTGGTAACTTTGTGTATATAATATGTATATACAGCCGTCGCACAAGTCGTTCTTGATTAAGAAGAAATTGGCGAAGAAGCAGAGGCAAAACAGGCCGATTCCGTACTGGATCCGCATGCGGACTGACAACACCATCCGATACAACGCCAAGCGCCGCCATTGGCGTCGCACCAAGCTTGGATTCTGAGTTTTCTCTTTTCTCAGTGTTGTTTTTTTATTCATGTCAGGATTTCATGTTTAGTTCTTGAATGAGGATCATAATACCGATTAAAGacttctttttgttttgtttgatgTCGTGTGTTCTGTATTTCGATTTTCAAAGTTGGATAATCGATTATCAATGATATGTTTCATTTCCTGAAAATAATCAACCTTTTCATGTAATTGACTTGGAACTGAATTTGAATGTAAGCTTTGCGATGATATGATTAGCATTTTCATACTATACTCGAACCTTGTCAATAGTTTTGTATTGAACTGATATGTTGCTGTGATACCTTTGAGTGGTTTTTACTTGGAACATGAGGTGTCATCTGAATTGTAATTCCTTGAATCTTTATGTGCTTTATTTTTTACTGTCAGTCTAGGAACTAATCCAGAATTTAATGGATGTCATGCATATTTGTAAACTTTTGATGACTGCACAAAGGTTTGAACTTTGTTTAAAAAAGTGTGTTCTCCATGCATGGGATGCTATGTTTAGAGAGAAATTCCTCTGTTTCCAATTTTCCTGATATGATTAAAGTGAAGATTTGTGACTTTTCTGAACAAGTGTGGTTTCTGGCTTTGATATGCTTCTGTCAGTTATGGCCCAATTTTTTTGGCCAAATGAGATCCGTACCATTTCATATAGATCTCTGGTCGAAGGAATTTAGATTTTAGGCCCATTTGTCCACAATGAGCTTCCACTCAACCATGAGATTGAAGGGTTGTGGATATTTCTTATTTACTGCAGTATTACTAGAAGGTTGAGAGAGTCAGCTTGAGTTTGCATAATCATATTCTTCTCGAGATGAACTGTTTGTGGCATTTCTTGTTAGGGAAAGTGTCGCACTGTCTGATCCCGTGGGATCACATGTTTTGTACaattattgattcatgtttcctGAGAAATCCAATGCTAAGATTGCCAGTGGTGGCAGTGTTGGTTGTAAGGCTTGATGGCGATAGCAGGTTAACTTGCACTGTTAAGATGGACTTTAGTAGGGACTAGGGAAACAAATTTCGAATCACTTGAGTGTGATTGTATCTTCCAAGTTTTGCATAGATCAGTTCTTTTGTTGCGTAGACCCAATAGATTTCAGTATCCcagaaattttaaatttgtaGCTGTTTTCACGAGTTCATGACTCTTTTGCATATTTTAcagaatttctttctttcatTGTTTTTTTAAGGATACAGTATTTGTGTTTCAATATGTGTTTGAAGTGTTATTTGGATTTAGTTTTATGAGAACTATCTATTTATATGCGCAATAGAGGAGACTGAATTACAATGTACACAGATGAATGATCGGATTATAGAATCAATTTCCAATTGTTAATACAGATGGGTAGGAAAATGATGTCAATGCATAATAAATCGAGGAACTTTCTTATCTCTTTTATTCAACAATCTCCAGGAAATGGTATATCATCAGTTGCCGATATGAATGTTGAGCATCTTATAACACAAAATGTTGAGAGTTACAAATATGTAAAAATGCCAAGTTACATATCTACCCATTAGCTTTAACAAAACTAAATCCACCGAGACCGCATCTCTGTGTAATGTTGAAACGCTAAGGATGCAGAAACTTGAGGATGGACGGACTTCAGAAATGATTATCCTAAAAAGCATTCATGGAATCCTTGACACCTCTACCAAAAGTTTATGCAACGCCTGAGGCTTTGAGAAAAAAGGTGAATGATCGGCACCTTTAAGATTGAATACCTGCTCTGGTGGGCTTCTATTTATCATGCATTCTTGTAGAGCAATGGGTATGGCATTGTCTTCCAGCGTCTTGATAAAAAACCTTCTCACAACCCCGTGCTTTGTTTCAGAAATAGATAGTTTCTCCAGAACTGGTGAAAAGGGAATTGGTCTCATTGAGACAGAAGCCAATGCAACATCCTGGCAAAGGAGAAAAATAATCAGAAATAAATACATGCGCGGAAATGTGAGATCTGTTTCTCCGATTAAATTGCCACACCGTACCTTTGCGGGACTCTGGTTGAATAGCAAGTCTTTCAGGAGGGATTTGTCGAAATCAATAGCAGTCGGAGATTGATTGTTTCCATTGGCATATTGGAATACCTGTGCTTGTCGCATCAATTCATTTGATTCTGCCTGCAATAGTGATCCCATATCAGTTTCTTTATATTTTCCACGCAGGAGCTTCATCAAGGACCAAAAACAATGAAACGGAGTACCCATTTTACGTTTAGGTAACGTGATAAGGACACGCATTAGTGTAAAAATCATATGATACAGAGTAGACCAGGTAGAAAACAGACCTCTGAAAACATATCAAGGGCACTTTGGCCATCAATCAACATTGTTGCAGCAATAAAAATAGCTTTTGAAACTTTTAAGGGAAACAACTCCATTGCATATGATATGCACGCCCCGCCAAAATCATGTCCAACTAAAACCACCTGAAAGAATCAAGAAAATTACTTAAAGAAAAATACGGTGTTATAGAAAAAAGTCCAAGTATAACAACACTGGCATACATCAACTCCTAGTTTTTCAAATACGCGAAGCAAAACAAGAAAATTTCCTTGTGTGTATAACTCACTAATATTTCATACTAGCACTACACCATTCTAGTGGAACAGCATTTAAAATTTATCGGAGCAAACAAAGTACTCAAAGGTAGAATACacagattattattattagttttTCATTGATCTGATAATATCTTACCTTCTCTCCTTCAGCTAGCTTCTCAAAAATATCAGTAAGCGGTTTCACATACTGTGAAAGACTGGTGATGTGGTTCGTGTCAAATGAATGGATCCCAGAACCAGTCAAATCCACTGCTGTTACTTTATATCCACCTTCTTCTAGTAGCGCAATCGTTTTATACCAGCACCAGGCACCAAAACCACCACCATGAACCAGTACAAAATGGCTGGTTTCAAGATTCTCAAGGTTGATATCCTGCCGATACCGAACCGATCATATGATAATCCTCGAAAAAGAGAACAGTATATCAATATTATGATTTGCTTCCAAATGCCGGGACGATATAAAAAGAACAAAATATCATTGGGATTAATTTAGTTACATCTAGATGATGGAAGAATTAGAAGACCACCAGGCATACTTTGAGGAACCCTTATCCAATCTAGCACAAAAAACATATGCTTTTACgtgaaaaaagaaagagagattaTGAAATACAACACCAGAAATAGTCCCAGGAAAGCCATTTTAACGATTCAGGGTCCAGACATTATAATTTATCTGCCTCGATCCCAGAAATAACAAGACTCTCACCTTTAATCCCATCCTCATTTGCCATTATAAGCTttaagattttgaaaatgtaaATATGTTGAGTGTGATAGATAAAATAAAACAAGTTCATCAACTGCAACATTTATTAAAGTTAGACATTCCAGTGTGAACTGCTGAAAAATgctataaaaattaaaaaccttgcTTTCTTTCATGGGCTGCGAAAAGTCGAAATTCTTGCAGTAATTAACAATCCACGCATAAAaaaatatcttctgaaaatctagTTTCTTAAAATTGAGGAGCATGAATgaagtatttaaatttttatgcggTCAGCAATGActaataaataaacaaaatcGTCGTCTAATGAAACTATGATTAATAAAAGATATTTATGGTGTCGTTTTGCACCAACTAATTTTTTAACAAAAGCCAAAGCAAAATTCAATAAAGCTATAAAAGTTTCAACTTTACAGCCAAACTCCATTATTGGTTAGACAATTCTCAACTTAATTAGCAACTCAAAGTTTCTCTAATTATCTTGATAACTGTAGATAAATCACAAAACAAAGCTAAATTTTAGATGTACATGAATACGAATCAAACAATTTCAACTTGTAAAACACGAACATTAAACAGAAAAAACCTCTGAAGAAAAAAAActacaaataaattaaataaataattgatgaACCGTTTTTTACCTGATTAACAAGTTGATGAGGTTGAAGCAAGGGATCAGTTAGCGACCTAGCTCTGGAGCTCGAACTCCTCGGCAACGCCTGGTTTTTCTTCTCTTTAACACTTGGATACCTCAAAGAAGACGACCTGTCAAACTGCGTGGCACCGCCGTTCTGCATCTGTTGCTGAAACAGGATCGCCGCCGCCAGCGCTTGCTCATGAATCAAGCTATCCTCTTTCCTCGAGGATCGAATCCTCGCCCACCGACTGCTTCCCACAGCGCCTCCTCCTGCCAGCGCGGCAGAGTGATTCACGATTCGTTTCGACGGTCTTCTCCTCGCCGTTGATTCATCTTCCCGCGAGAAACACGACCCCATCGCTCGATCGACGGGAATGATCGGATCGTGGCATGCAAGCGGAGTATACGAAGGTATGCGCCTACAGTTACATAAATACGGGTAGTTACAGTTATTAAAGCGTGAGATATGAATTAGCAAGCACGCAGTCGCAGAGAACTTGTTCTTTACTCAAAGAGGAAGACGATAAATAAAAGAAGCAAATAGCCAAAGCTTGGTGGGGAGCTAGCCTTCACTTTTGTTATTATTACTAAAATGACATTCTACTGTTATTTTATCTCATAAGCATTTCAATTTGGCGAGGGATATTTTGTTACTAGTGAGTTTCACGTGatcataatttgtgagacggataaaCTCTATTCATGTTcataataaaagtaatattcttaatataaaaagtaatattttttcatgggtgacccaaataaaaaacttgtctcacaaatacgatccgtgaaaccgtctcacataaatttttgtctttgAGTTATTTAACTCTAGTCAACTAAtatcttttttaaaatatcatctgTAATGCATTTCAAATACATTTAGAGatgtcattttttaaaaataatgacAGACCAAATCCATTTTCTTACATTTGGCTATGGACAGCAGAGTATTAagcaataattatatatatttgcaactataatcatctaaaaagatataatattttatttacagATTACAATTGTAGATTAAGTAGCACACAAATCAGGTTTTGATACCCTAGTTTTATCTAGGGTTTTATGtatatttatctattttttATACCCTagttttattgttatttattattttcttagctttttgataaaataaaaataaaaataaaatttgtttttttctttctttttgatAATATATAAGTAGTGATATGTCAAACTCTCCCATTAAGACGGTTTTTTCTATtaaaaaatcaagtatttttccaaACTTAACTCGATTTAAATTTTATA is a genomic window containing:
- the LOC140821708 gene encoding large ribosomal subunit protein eL39-like, giving the protein MPSHKSFLIKKKLAKKQRQNRPIPYWIRMRTDNTIRYNAKRRHWRRTKLGF
- the LOC140821707 gene encoding putative methylesterase 11, chloroplastic — encoded protein: MGSCFSREDESTARRRPSKRIVNHSAALAGGGAVGSSRWARIRSSRKEDSLIHEQALAAAILFQQQMQNGGATQFDRSSSLRYPSVKEKKNQALPRSSSSRARSLTDPLLQPHQLVNQDINLENLETSHFVLVHGGGFGAWCWYKTIALLEEGGYKVTAVDLTGSGIHSFDTNHITSLSQYVKPLTDIFEKLAEGEKVVLVGHDFGGACISYAMELFPLKVSKAIFIAATMLIDGQSALDMFSEAESNELMRQAQVFQYANGNNQSPTAIDFDKSLLKDLLFNQSPAKDVALASVSMRPIPFSPVLEKLSISETKHGVVRRFFIKTLEDNAIPIALQECMINRSPPEQVFNLKGADHSPFFSKPQALHKLLVEVSRIP